A region of Nostoc sp. 'Peltigera membranacea cyanobiont' N6 DNA encodes the following proteins:
- a CDS encoding MgtC/SapB family protein → MPNTYYLENNDWLNISFRLCLALVIGAIIGLERQMSHKPAGLRTHTLVSMGSAVFTLIIMQTGELQTSPDALSRVIQGIAAGVGFLGAGEIVRQSSQESQRLEIHGLTSAAAIWVSAGLGIAAGCGLWQLGLIAALLTFLILKVFKRLEKHQ, encoded by the coding sequence TTGCCAAATACTTACTATCTAGAAAACAATGATTGGCTAAATATCAGCTTCAGACTATGCCTTGCATTGGTTATCGGGGCAATTATTGGCTTAGAACGCCAAATGAGTCACAAACCGGCAGGTTTAAGAACTCATACGCTGGTGAGTATGGGTTCTGCTGTATTTACCTTAATAATTATGCAAACGGGAGAACTGCAAACTAGTCCTGATGCACTTAGCCGCGTCATTCAGGGGATTGCAGCCGGTGTAGGATTTCTCGGTGCTGGAGAAATTGTGCGCCAATCTTCTCAAGAATCACAGCGACTTGAAATTCATGGACTCACCTCAGCAGCAGCTATTTGGGTTTCGGCTGGATTAGGAATTGCTGCCGGCTGTGGTTTATGGCAGTTAGGATTGATTGCTGCTCTGCTGACTTTTTTGATTCTCAAGGTCTTTAAAAGGTTAGAAAAACATCAATAA
- a CDS encoding acyltransferase family protein, with product MEKPLTSSPASNPDIAAGANAHSKFYIPSLDGLRTVAFVIVFLSHAKVAELFPGGFGVTIFFFLSGYLITTILRREYDRYQTIDFKLFYTRRILRIWPAFYLVLFLGAALTVLGFIQGEIRLPAFLSQCLHYNNYYTIFSPNGTTPGSGVYWSLAVEEHFYLLFPLLYLALRKLRITPHRQMLVLWGLCLATLLWRCLQVYSFGASSERIFYATDTRLDSILFGCALAVNNNPMLDKQYYSKKTWKYLLLPIGVILIIFSFLYRSPEFQQTFRYSIQGIALYPIFITAIRFPDWGLFPLLNLNWMRFLGVLSYSLYLVHYTVIFTVNMYLPQLHKFMQAGISLLISVGLAYMIYHFIELPLGRLRKKFSRA from the coding sequence TTGGAAAAACCTTTAACATCTTCCCCTGCAAGTAATCCAGATATTGCGGCTGGTGCAAATGCACACTCAAAATTCTACATACCATCTCTGGATGGGCTAAGAACTGTTGCTTTTGTAATTGTATTTTTATCCCATGCAAAAGTTGCCGAGCTTTTTCCTGGAGGCTTCGGCGTAACAATATTTTTCTTTCTCAGTGGCTATTTAATAACAACTATTCTTAGGCGAGAATACGATCGCTATCAAACTATTGATTTTAAGCTTTTTTATACAAGAAGAATCCTGCGTATTTGGCCCGCATTTTACCTAGTGTTATTTTTAGGGGCTGCCTTAACTGTTTTAGGATTTATTCAGGGAGAAATTCGTTTACCAGCGTTTTTGTCTCAGTGTTTACACTATAACAACTACTATACGATTTTTTCTCCTAATGGAACTACTCCCGGTAGTGGCGTATATTGGTCTCTCGCTGTCGAAGAACACTTTTACTTACTTTTCCCCCTGCTTTATCTAGCTCTACGCAAATTGCGTATAACTCCACACAGACAAATGCTAGTTCTTTGGGGATTATGTTTAGCAACCTTACTCTGGCGGTGTCTTCAGGTTTATAGTTTTGGGGCATCTTCAGAACGTATATTCTATGCAACAGATACTCGGTTAGATAGTATTCTATTCGGTTGTGCATTGGCAGTTAATAATAACCCCATGCTGGATAAACAGTATTATTCTAAAAAAACATGGAAATATTTATTGCTGCCTATAGGAGTAATCTTGATTATTTTTTCATTTTTATATCGCTCCCCTGAATTTCAACAAACCTTTCGTTATAGTATCCAGGGAATTGCTTTATATCCAATCTTTATTACCGCTATTCGCTTTCCCGACTGGGGATTATTCCCCTTGCTAAATTTAAACTGGATGCGTTTTTTGGGTGTACTATCTTACTCTTTGTACCTTGTGCATTATACTGTGATTTTCACAGTTAACATGTACTTACCCCAATTGCATAAATTTATGCAAGCAGGAATTTCTCTATTAATTTCTGTTGGATTGGCATATATGATTTACCATTTTATAGAGTTGCCATTGGGACGGCTACGCAAAAAGTTCTCACGGGCATAA
- the ileS gene encoding isoleucine--tRNA ligase encodes MTESGSYKDTVNLPKTNFEMRANAIKREPEIQKFWEENKIYDRLFENNPGELFILHDGPPYANGSLHIGHALNKILKDIINRYQMLQGRKVRYVPGWDCHGLPIELKVLQNMKSAERQNLTPLQLRQKAKEFGLATVNDQRNNFKRYGIWGDWENPYLTLKPEYEAAQIGVFGQMFLKGYIYRGLKPVHWSPSSKTALAEAELEYPEGHVSRSIYAAFAITSLAEAVKPLLAEYQSDLGVAIWTTTPWTIPGNLAVAVNADLNYAVVEVEPHPPTPSPQAGRENEEVASERGTEGVRFRYLIVAADLVERLSSTLGVKLTVKATFKGNDLEHTTYRHPLYNRESPIVVGGDYITTESGTGLVHTAPGHGQEDYIVGQRYGLPILAPVDDNGNFTEEAGEFAGLNVLGDGNQAVIDALNAAGSLLKEEAYPHKYPYDWRTKKPTIFRATEQWFASVEGFREEALKAIATVKWIPAQGENRITPMVAERSDWCISRQRAWGVPIPVFYDEATGEALLNEEVINHAQKIIAEKGSDAWWELSVEELLPESYRNNGKSYRRGTDTMDVWFDSGSSWASVVQQRPELRYPADIYLEGSDQHRGWFQSSLLTSVAVNDVAPYKTVLTHGFALDEQGRKMSKSEGNVVDPNTIIEGGKNQKVEPAYGADVLRLWVSSVDYSGDVRIGKNIIKQMNDVRGKIRNTARFLLGSLDDFDPEKDTVPFEELPELDRYMLHRITEVFEEVTEAFESFQFFRFFQTVQNFCVVDLSNFYLDVAKDRLYISAKDAFRRRSCQTVLKIALDNLARAIAPVLSHTAEDIWQYLPYKTPYKSVFEAGWVQIEEKWRNPELAEFWETLRQLRTDVNKVLEQARIEKLIGSSLEAKALIHIPHKQLGDAVKAFNPVKGNGIDELRYLLLTSQVELLDSAEGLQGLKYTAQTEDWGIGIVNADGEKCDRCWNYSTHVGESAEHPLICERCVAALAGEF; translated from the coding sequence GTGACCGAATCAGGAAGTTACAAAGATACTGTAAACCTACCCAAGACTAACTTTGAGATGCGGGCAAACGCTATCAAGCGCGAGCCGGAAATCCAAAAATTTTGGGAAGAAAATAAAATTTACGATCGCCTCTTTGAAAATAACCCCGGCGAATTATTTATACTGCACGATGGGCCTCCCTACGCTAATGGCTCACTCCATATTGGTCATGCCTTAAATAAAATTCTCAAAGATATTATTAATCGCTACCAAATGTTACAAGGGCGTAAAGTTCGCTACGTTCCTGGTTGGGATTGTCACGGTTTACCGATTGAGTTAAAAGTTTTGCAGAACATGAAGTCAGCAGAACGGCAAAATTTAACGCCTTTACAACTACGCCAAAAAGCGAAAGAATTTGGTTTAGCTACGGTAAACGACCAGCGCAATAATTTTAAACGCTATGGTATTTGGGGTGATTGGGAAAACCCTTATCTAACTCTGAAGCCGGAATATGAAGCGGCTCAAATTGGCGTGTTTGGTCAGATGTTCTTAAAAGGCTACATCTATCGCGGTTTGAAACCGGTTCACTGGAGTCCTAGTTCTAAAACCGCTTTAGCTGAAGCTGAGTTGGAATATCCTGAAGGGCACGTTTCCCGCAGTATCTATGCAGCTTTTGCAATCACAAGTTTGGCGGAAGCTGTAAAACCACTGTTGGCGGAATATCAGTCAGATTTGGGTGTGGCTATCTGGACGACTACACCTTGGACAATTCCAGGGAATTTGGCTGTGGCGGTAAATGCAGATTTGAATTATGCAGTGGTGGAAGTGGAACCCCACCCCCCAACCCCCTCCCCGCAAGCAGGGAGGGAGAATGAAGAAGTGGCTTCGGAGAGGGGCACTGAGGGGGTGAGGTTCCGCTATCTCATTGTTGCTGCTGATTTAGTCGAACGTTTATCTTCAACATTGGGAGTTAAGTTAACTGTCAAAGCCACATTTAAGGGGAATGACTTAGAACATACTACTTATCGTCATCCTCTATATAACCGCGAAAGTCCGATTGTCGTCGGCGGTGATTACATTACTACTGAATCGGGTACTGGGTTAGTACATACTGCCCCCGGTCATGGTCAAGAAGATTACATTGTTGGTCAGCGTTACGGTTTACCCATCCTTGCGCCAGTGGATGACAACGGCAATTTTACTGAAGAAGCGGGAGAATTTGCGGGGTTGAATGTGCTGGGTGATGGGAATCAGGCGGTGATTGATGCTTTAAATGCGGCTGGTTCCTTGTTGAAAGAAGAAGCATATCCTCACAAGTATCCTTATGATTGGCGGACGAAGAAGCCGACAATTTTCCGCGCCACTGAACAGTGGTTTGCTTCTGTGGAAGGATTTAGGGAAGAAGCACTAAAGGCGATCGCCACGGTAAAATGGATTCCAGCCCAAGGTGAAAATCGCATCACGCCAATGGTGGCGGAACGTTCCGATTGGTGTATTTCTCGTCAACGTGCTTGGGGTGTACCCATTCCCGTTTTCTACGACGAAGCCACGGGAGAAGCACTGCTGAATGAGGAAGTTATCAACCACGCCCAAAAAATTATCGCTGAAAAAGGTTCTGATGCTTGGTGGGAATTATCCGTTGAGGAATTATTACCAGAATCTTATCGTAATAATGGTAAGTCTTACCGCAGAGGTACAGACACAATGGATGTATGGTTTGATTCTGGTTCATCTTGGGCATCTGTCGTCCAACAGCGTCCAGAGTTACGCTACCCTGCTGACATATATTTGGAAGGTTCCGACCAACATCGCGGTTGGTTTCAGTCAAGCTTGCTCACCAGTGTAGCGGTAAATGACGTTGCGCCTTACAAAACTGTGCTAACTCACGGCTTCGCTTTAGACGAACAAGGCCGGAAGATGAGCAAGTCTGAAGGAAATGTGGTTGACCCAAATACAATCATTGAAGGTGGTAAAAATCAAAAAGTAGAACCGGCTTACGGTGCAGATGTCTTGAGATTGTGGGTATCATCGGTAGATTACTCCGGCGATGTCCGCATTGGCAAAAACATCATCAAGCAGATGAATGATGTTAGAGGCAAAATTCGCAATACGGCGCGGTTTTTGCTGGGTAGCTTAGATGATTTTGACCCAGAAAAAGATACAGTTCCCTTCGAGGAATTGCCAGAACTTGACCGTTATATGCTGCATCGGATAACTGAGGTATTTGAGGAAGTAACCGAAGCCTTTGAGAGTTTTCAATTCTTCCGCTTTTTCCAAACAGTGCAGAATTTCTGCGTGGTGGATTTATCCAACTTTTATTTAGATGTTGCCAAAGATAGGTTATACATCAGTGCAAAGGATGCTTTCCGCCGTCGCAGTTGTCAAACGGTGCTGAAAATAGCTTTAGATAATTTAGCACGAGCGATCGCACCAGTATTATCCCACACTGCCGAGGATATTTGGCAATATCTCCCCTATAAAACACCTTACAAATCTGTGTTTGAGGCTGGTTGGGTGCAGATTGAAGAAAAATGGCGTAATCCTGAGTTAGCGGAATTTTGGGAAACACTGCGACAACTTCGCACCGATGTTAATAAGGTGTTAGAACAAGCCAGAATAGAAAAACTCATTGGTTCTTCACTGGAAGCGAAAGCTTTGATTCATATACCCCACAAACAGTTAGGCGATGCTGTCAAAGCCTTTAACCCGGTGAAGGGTAACGGGATTGACGAACTGCGGTATCTATTGCTGACTTCCCAGGTGGAATTATTAGATTCTGCTGAAGGATTGCAAGGATTAAAATATACAGCGCAAACGGAAGACTGGGGAATTGGGATAGTGAACGCAGATGGTGAAAAATGCGATCGCTGTTGGAACTACTCTACCCATGTGGGAGAATCAGCAGAACATCCCTTAATTTGCGAACGATGTGTTGCAGCCTTAGCCGGAGAGTTTTAA
- a CDS encoding cation-translocating P-type ATPase gives MSANSLPEGAAVWHSLEVDKALDLLDSNADSGLTPQEIEQRLQKYGPNELEETAGRSAWEILLDQFKNIMLLMLIGVALISGFLDLMRLQSGGLKPGEVPFKDTIAILAIVILNGILGYVQESRAEKALAALKKMTSPLVRVIRDARLVEIAAKELVPGDVMLLEAGMQIAADGRLIEQSNLQIRESALTGEAEAVNKQASLKLPEETSLGDRLNVVFQGTEVVQGRGKVLVTNTGMTTELGKIATMLQAVESEPTPLQQRMTQLGNVLVTGSLILVAIVVVGGVIKDGGFKNIQELLEVSLSMAVAVVPEGLPAVITVTLALGTQRMVRQNALIRKLPAVETLGSVTTICSDKTGTLTQNKMVVQSVFTNDKTFRVTGEGYAPTGDFQLNGQKISLEESPEIPALSVACVVCNDSVLQKEQGEWAILGDPTEGALVTLAGKAGIEKDQWNSKLPRVAEFPFSSERKRMSVISQVEGVATGEASSRGVDPAIAGFLQSEPYLMFTKGSPELILARSTQIHLGNDTAPVTDAQRQQVLAENDLMASKGLRVLGFAYKPLAEIPPEGSGEAFEQGLVWLGLVGMLDAPRPEVRAAVQECREAGIRPVMITGDHQLTARAIATDLGIAEEGARVLTGQELQRMSDQELEQNVDLVSIYARVSPEHKLRIVQALQRRGRFVAMTGDGVNDAPALKQADIGIAMGITGTDVSKEASDMVLLDDNFATIVSATKEGRVVYTNIRRFIKYILGSNIGEVLTIAAAPLIGLGGVPLTPLQILWMNLVTDGLPALALAVEPPEPDVMQRPPFSPRESIFARGLGSYMIRIGIIFAIISIALMWWAYQHTHAAGYQGDPETWKTMVFTTLCIAQMGHAIAIRSNNRLTIEMNPFSNIFVLAAVVVTTILQLMLVYVPPLRDFFGTHYLNMQELGVCIGFSALMFVWIEAEKIFLRIMGKKAV, from the coding sequence ATGTCTGCTAATTCTCTGCCTGAAGGTGCCGCCGTTTGGCATAGTTTAGAAGTTGATAAAGCGCTAGACCTGCTTGATAGTAATGCAGACAGTGGCTTAACACCCCAAGAAATTGAACAGAGATTACAAAAATACGGCCCCAACGAACTTGAAGAAACTGCTGGCCGTAGTGCTTGGGAAATTTTGCTGGATCAGTTCAAGAACATTATGTTGTTGATGCTGATTGGCGTGGCTTTAATTTCTGGGTTTTTAGACCTGATGCGTTTGCAGTCGGGCGGATTAAAGCCTGGTGAAGTGCCATTTAAAGATACGATCGCTATTTTAGCAATTGTCATTCTCAATGGCATACTCGGCTACGTCCAAGAAAGCCGTGCCGAAAAAGCTTTGGCAGCTTTAAAAAAAATGACCTCTCCCTTAGTGCGAGTCATCCGCGACGCTAGATTGGTGGAGATAGCAGCCAAGGAACTAGTACCAGGGGATGTAATGCTGCTAGAAGCTGGGATGCAGATAGCCGCAGATGGCCGCTTGATCGAACAGTCTAATTTACAAATACGTGAGTCGGCGCTGACTGGTGAAGCCGAAGCGGTGAATAAACAGGCATCACTAAAATTGCCGGAGGAAACATCATTAGGCGATCGCCTCAATGTCGTCTTTCAAGGAACCGAAGTAGTCCAAGGACGCGGCAAGGTTCTGGTGACTAACACCGGAATGACAACAGAATTAGGCAAAATTGCCACGATGTTGCAGGCGGTGGAAAGCGAACCTACGCCGTTACAGCAACGGATGACTCAACTGGGTAACGTCCTAGTTACGGGTTCTTTAATTCTGGTGGCGATCGTTGTCGTTGGCGGTGTCATCAAAGACGGGGGTTTTAAAAACATCCAAGAACTCTTGGAAGTTTCCTTGAGTATGGCGGTTGCTGTGGTGCCAGAAGGTTTACCTGCTGTAATTACCGTGACTTTGGCATTGGGAACCCAGCGAATGGTGCGCCAAAATGCCTTGATTCGCAAATTACCAGCAGTAGAAACTTTGGGTTCTGTAACCACCATCTGTTCTGATAAAACCGGCACACTGACTCAAAATAAAATGGTCGTGCAATCGGTTTTCACTAACGACAAAACCTTTCGCGTCACCGGCGAAGGTTATGCTCCTACAGGAGACTTTCAGTTAAATGGTCAAAAAATTTCCCTAGAGGAATCTCCAGAAATCCCAGCGCTATCAGTAGCCTGTGTTGTTTGTAATGACTCCGTATTGCAAAAAGAACAAGGTGAATGGGCAATTTTAGGAGATCCGACAGAAGGGGCATTAGTCACCTTGGCGGGAAAAGCCGGAATCGAAAAAGACCAGTGGAATAGTAAGTTACCTCGCGTTGCGGAGTTCCCTTTTTCCTCGGAACGGAAGCGGATGAGCGTGATTTCTCAGGTGGAGGGAGTCGCCACAGGTGAAGCATCTTCGAGAGGTGTCGATCCGGCGATCGCCGGTTTTCTCCAATCTGAACCTTATTTAATGTTTACCAAAGGTTCTCCAGAGTTAATCTTGGCACGTTCCACTCAAATTCATTTGGGCAATGACACAGCCCCCGTAACCGACGCACAACGCCAGCAAGTTTTGGCAGAAAATGACTTGATGGCGAGTAAAGGTTTGCGAGTGCTAGGTTTTGCCTACAAACCCCTTGCAGAAATCCCACCGGAAGGTTCAGGTGAAGCATTTGAGCAAGGCTTAGTCTGGCTGGGATTAGTGGGAATGCTGGATGCGCCCCGCCCAGAAGTCAGGGCAGCTGTGCAAGAATGCCGTGAAGCAGGGATTCGCCCAGTGATGATTACTGGCGACCACCAATTAACAGCACGAGCGATCGCTACCGATTTGGGAATTGCTGAGGAAGGCGCACGTGTCCTCACAGGTCAAGAATTGCAACGAATGAGTGACCAGGAATTAGAGCAAAATGTTGACCTAGTGAGCATCTATGCTAGGGTTTCCCCAGAACACAAACTGCGAATTGTCCAAGCATTGCAACGCCGGGGCCGATTTGTAGCAATGACAGGCGATGGTGTTAACGATGCCCCAGCCCTCAAACAAGCCGATATCGGGATTGCGATGGGGATTACTGGCACCGATGTTAGTAAAGAAGCCAGCGATATGGTCTTACTTGATGACAACTTCGCCACCATTGTCAGCGCCACCAAGGAAGGTAGAGTTGTTTACACCAATATCCGCCGTTTTATTAAATACATCCTGGGAAGTAACATTGGTGAAGTTCTGACAATTGCCGCCGCACCCCTAATTGGTTTGGGAGGTGTTCCCCTTACCCCCTTACAAATTTTGTGGATGAATTTGGTGACAGATGGTTTACCAGCTTTGGCATTAGCTGTGGAACCTCCAGAACCGGATGTGATGCAACGTCCGCCTTTTAGTCCCCGCGAAAGTATTTTCGCTAGGGGATTGGGTTCTTATATGATTCGCATTGGCATAATTTTTGCCATTATCAGCATTGCCTTGATGTGGTGGGCTTATCAACATACTCATGCAGCTGGGTATCAGGGAGATCCAGAGACTTGGAAGACGATGGTATTTACCACCTTGTGTATTGCCCAAATGGGACATGCGATCGCCATTCGCTCCAATAACCGACTGACTATCGAGATGAATCCCTTCTCTAATATATTTGTACTAGCGGCTGTGGTCGTCACCACGATTTTGCAGTTGATGCTAGTTTACGTCCCACCCCTGCGAGATTTCTTTGGTACTCACTATCTCAATATGCAAGAATTGGGGGTCTGTATTGGCTTCAGTGCCTTAATGTTTGTCTGGATTGAAGCAGAGAAAATATTTTTGCGGATTATGGGCAAGAAGGCTGTGTAA
- a CDS encoding AAA-like domain-containing protein, translating to MKQSKSNRKRGLVLTIAGLKRLQAAILAMEKVQNNGNHFTLEDLGDRMNVSTKTLNRLWSLNTGVDQKTLKLCFTAFNLELYREDYAILSEPNNTESSRTFSLSLDTQEKRMPQFLSSDLFVTQYHNQLENLWSYPDGPVPLDSPFYVERSPIEELVYREIIQPGCVIRIRAPREMGKSSLVLRLLAFAQMQGYRPVNLNCKQIETNCLTNLNKLLRSFCWQIAIALGIEPKLDDNWDEEIGCKLSCSLYLQSYLLKQSQSPVVLVLNEVDRFFEYPEIAQEFFGLLRSWYEDARQDTQLHKLRLVVVYSTEVYVSLDINRSPFNIGLPIHLPEFTKHQVEYLAQRHGLDWTSGNETTQLMSLVGGHPALIRIALYYLCCQKITLEELVQEAIANGGIYRYHLWRHWAILQENSSLVRAYIEVVGAKQSISLNPIDAHKLESLGLITYEGDRILPRCQLYRAYFKKQLGVAEFEYKSLQKLA from the coding sequence ATGAAGCAATCTAAGAGTAATCGGAAACGCGGACTTGTCCTAACGATCGCTGGGCTAAAGCGTTTACAAGCAGCGATTTTGGCAATGGAGAAGGTTCAAAACAATGGCAATCACTTCACTCTAGAAGATTTAGGCGATCGCATGAATGTTTCCACCAAAACCCTAAACCGATTATGGTCGTTGAATACAGGCGTGGATCAAAAAACCCTGAAATTGTGCTTTACCGCCTTTAACCTAGAATTATACAGGGAAGACTATGCAATTTTGAGTGAGCCGAATAATACTGAAAGCTCTCGAACTTTCTCACTGAGTTTAGATACACAAGAGAAAAGAATGCCTCAGTTTTTATCCTCGGATCTATTTGTCACTCAGTATCACAATCAACTCGAAAATCTTTGGTCATACCCAGACGGCCCCGTACCTCTAGATTCGCCGTTTTATGTCGAACGTTCTCCCATTGAGGAACTAGTTTATCGAGAAATAATTCAACCAGGCTGTGTAATCCGAATTCGAGCGCCAAGAGAGATGGGTAAAAGTTCTCTTGTGCTGCGGCTGTTAGCCTTTGCCCAAATGCAAGGTTATCGCCCGGTAAACCTAAATTGTAAACAAATTGAGACGAACTGTCTGACTAACTTAAACAAGCTTTTGCGTTCTTTTTGCTGGCAAATTGCAATAGCATTAGGCATAGAACCCAAGCTAGATGACAACTGGGATGAGGAAATCGGCTGTAAGTTGAGTTGCAGTTTATACTTGCAATCTTATTTGCTCAAGCAGAGTCAAAGTCCAGTGGTTTTAGTGTTAAATGAGGTTGACCGCTTTTTTGAATATCCTGAAATTGCTCAAGAGTTCTTTGGCTTGTTGCGTTCTTGGTATGAAGACGCACGACAAGATACCCAATTACACAAACTAAGGCTAGTGGTTGTTTACTCTACAGAAGTGTACGTCTCTCTGGATATCAACCGTTCCCCATTTAATATCGGACTACCGATTCATCTGCCAGAATTTACTAAGCATCAAGTCGAATATTTAGCCCAACGGCATGGGCTTGACTGGACTTCTGGTAACGAGACTACGCAACTGATGTCTCTGGTGGGGGGACATCCAGCCCTAATTCGCATTGCTCTGTATTATCTCTGCTGTCAAAAAATTACTTTAGAAGAACTGGTACAGGAAGCGATCGCTAACGGTGGTATCTACCGTTATCATTTATGGCGACACTGGGCAATCTTGCAAGAAAATTCCAGTTTGGTAAGAGCATATATTGAAGTTGTGGGCGCAAAGCAAAGCATTTCTCTCAATCCCATTGATGCTCATAAGCTCGAAAGCTTGGGGCTGATAACTTATGAAGGCGATCGCATTCTACCGCGTTGCCAACTCTACCGTGCTTACTTTAAAAAACAACTAGGCGTTGCTGAATTTGAATACAAATCATTGCAGAAACTTGCTTGA
- the recF gene encoding DNA replication/repair protein RecF (All proteins in this family for which functions are known are DNA-binding proteins that assist the filamentation of RecA onto DNA for the initiation of recombination or recombinational repair.) — protein sequence MYLKTLNLRQFRNYQDQKVEFNAAKTILVGNNAQGKSNLLEAVELLATLRSHRMTRDRDLVQEGEAIAQINATLERQTGISDLTLTLRRNGRRSVAINGESIRRQMDFLGVLNAVQFSSLDLDLVRGGPEGRRNWLDTLLIQLEPVYAHILQQYNHVLRQRNAFLKRHVETLNATSLQSELAVWDAQLATTGTRVIRRRDRAIQRLAPIASAWHASISGSTEVLEIKYMPNIPLENNHPEEVQQAFLAKIQQRTVAELHQGTTLVGPHRDEVELTINQTPARQYGSQGQQRTLVLALKLAELQLIEEIVQEPPLLLLDDVLAELDLSRQNQLLDAIQDRFQTLITTTHLGSFDSQWLKSSQILFVKAGQIIPNL from the coding sequence ATGTACCTGAAAACTCTAAACCTCAGACAATTTCGCAATTACCAAGACCAAAAGGTTGAGTTTAATGCTGCCAAAACAATTTTGGTAGGTAATAACGCTCAGGGAAAGTCGAATTTGTTGGAGGCGGTGGAGTTGCTGGCGACATTGCGATCGCACCGAATGACCCGCGATCGCGATTTGGTTCAAGAAGGGGAAGCCATAGCTCAAATTAATGCCACCCTTGAGCGACAAACAGGTATTAGTGACCTGACTTTAACACTCCGGCGCAATGGTCGCCGGAGTGTTGCTATCAATGGTGAATCTATTCGCCGTCAAATGGATTTTCTCGGCGTTCTCAATGCAGTGCAGTTTTCCAGCTTGGATTTAGACTTAGTACGCGGCGGCCCGGAAGGTCGCCGCAATTGGTTAGATACACTCTTAATTCAACTGGAACCAGTTTATGCTCACATTTTACAGCAGTATAACCATGTACTACGTCAGCGAAATGCCTTTTTAAAACGCCATGTAGAGACGTTAAATGCAACGTCTTTACAGTCAGAATTAGCGGTATGGGATGCACAGTTAGCTACCACAGGAACTAGGGTAATTAGAAGACGCGATCGCGCCATCCAAAGATTAGCTCCCATTGCTAGTGCTTGGCACGCCAGTATTAGTGGCAGTACAGAAGTTCTAGAAATTAAGTACATGCCTAATATTCCTTTAGAAAATAACCATCCAGAAGAAGTGCAGCAAGCTTTTTTAGCAAAAATTCAGCAGCGAACCGTTGCCGAACTGCACCAAGGCACTACTCTTGTTGGCCCTCATCGTGACGAAGTAGAGTTAACTATTAACCAGACACCCGCTCGTCAATACGGTTCCCAAGGTCAACAACGAACGCTGGTTCTAGCCTTAAAATTAGCAGAATTACAATTAATTGAAGAAATCGTCCAAGAACCACCCCTGCTATTACTTGATGATGTTCTTGCCGAACTAGATTTATCCCGCCAAAACCAATTACTTGATGCTATTCAAGACCGCTTTCAAACCTTGATTACTACAACTCACTTGGGTTCTTTTGATTCCCAGTGGTTGAAGTCCTCCCAAATTCTTTTTGTGAAAGCAGGACAAATAATCCCAAATTTATAA